From a single Pseudophryne corroboree isolate aPseCor3 chromosome 6, aPseCor3.hap2, whole genome shotgun sequence genomic region:
- the LOC134933842 gene encoding E3 ubiquitin-protein ligase TRIM39-like, whose protein sequence is MASADVRQELDCSICLSIYTDPVTLRCGHNFCQVCIDRALDTQEGAGAYTCPDCRATFKKRPALQRNITLCNIVGRFLSTRPDQEKTGIFCTYCVDSPVPAAKSCLHCEASLCDNHLRVHSKSAEHVLCDPTTALGNRKCSVHKMVLEYYCTEDAACICEACCLTGKHRGHQVESLNEAFEKKKEKLRNVLQKLTTKRAETEKRIQSLQERRREGQGKAAGVTETVTALFRDIRRQLEDLEKRVLGEISRQEQRVSLSVSDVIQQLEIKKDELSGKMRHIEELCNMSDPVTVLQEPDTGDLCDTEDTDRHDNQVRGAGDLDVGLISGSLYTLSDIITGINTGIYVQEDTALLLDVTTAGNTDSDIITGINTGIYVQEATDIVLDVTTAGDNIEISGNRKTASWSYINHNHPVTPERFQYNQVISTRGFSSGRHYWEVDVSKSVRWRVGMCYPSIGRRGRQSYIGENNKSWCVCKYYKQYSVRHDSTVIQLPDNISCDRVRVYLDYEAGQLSFYSLCGRTRHLHTYTAALTEPLHAVLCVENGCIKISGAVSYEQGDGM, encoded by the coding sequence atGGCGTCTGCTGATgtgagacaggagctggactgttccatctgcctgagcatttatacagatcctgtaaccctgagatgtggccacaacttctgccAGGTCTGTATTGATCGTgcactggatacacaggagggggctggagcttatacctgtcctgactgcagagcaACATTCAAGAAACgacctgcactgcagaggaacataacGCTGTGTAACATAGTGGGACGTTTCCTGTCTACTCGACCAGATCAGGAGAagactgggatcttctgcacttactgtgtggactctcctgtacctgctgctaaatcctgtctgcattgtgaggcttctctgtgtgataatcacctgagagtacacagcaagtcagcagaacacgtcttatgtgatcccaccactgccctggggaacaggaaatgctctgTACATAAGATGGTCTTGGAATATTACTGCACTGAGGATGCTGCCTGTATCTGTGAGGCCTGCTGTCTGACCGGGAAGCATAGAGGACATCAGGTGGAGTCGCTGAATGAGGCCtttgagaagaagaaggagaagctgaGAAATGTTCTGCAGAAACTGACCACAAAGAGAGCGGAGACTGAGAAAAGAATCCAGAGTCTGCAAGAGCGCAGGAGAGAAGGTCAGGGAAAAGCAGCAGGTGTAACAGAGACAGTCACTGccctgtttagagacatcaggagacagctggaggacctggagaagagagtcctgggtgagatctccaggcaggaacagcgcgtttcactctcagtctctgatgtgatccagcagctggaaataaagaaggacgagctgtccgggaagatgcgtcacattgaggagctgtgtaacatgtctgatccagtgactgtcttacaggaaccagacacaggggacTTGTGTGATACTGAGGACACAGACAGACATGATAACCAGGTCCGTGGTGcaggagatctggatgtgggtctcATCTCAGGGTCATTATACACattatctgatataataacagggataaatacagggatctatgtgcaggaggatacagCCCTATTACTGGATGTAACTACAGCTGGTAATACAGactctgatataataacaggtataaatacagggatctatgtgcaggaggctacagacatagtgctggatgtaaccacagctggtgataaTATAGAGATATCAGGTAACAGGAAAACTGCATCATGGTCATATATAAACCACAATCACCCAGTAACACCAGAGAGATTTCAGTATAATCAGGTAATAAGCACCAGGGGAttctcctcagggcgacattactgggaggtggatgtcagTAAGTCAGTGAGGTGGAGGGTGGGGATGTGTTACCCCAGTATAGGCAGGAGGGGACGTCAGTCATACATTGGGGAGAATAACAAGTCCTggtgtgtgtgtaagtattataAGCAGTACTCAGTGAGACATGACAGTACAGTGATCCAGTTACCTGACAATATCTCCTGTGACAGAGTGAGGGTATATCTGGATTATGAGGCAGGACAGCTGTCCTTTTATTCTTTGTGTGGCCGGACCAGACACTTACACACCTACACTGCCGccctcactgagcccctccatgctgTGTTATGCGTAGAGAATGGTTGTATCAAGATATCTGGGGCAGTTAGTTATGAGCAAGGAGACGGAATGTGA